The Bubalus kerabau isolate K-KA32 ecotype Philippines breed swamp buffalo chromosome X, PCC_UOA_SB_1v2, whole genome shotgun sequence genome has a segment encoding these proteins:
- the LOC129639545 gene encoding DDB1- and CUL4-associated factor 12-like protein 2, producing the protein MALQQTGKKTREEPVPQKAAEGSSSLSSSSPGSAAVHADGPQPPKKPKRTVVRRSLVDYLKGREVGARGRAGLSGFDSELHGLAVRKLPELLQERELSLGAMDKVFASQWLNARQVVCGTKCNTLFVVDVQSSQVTRIPLMRDRRHSPAHAQQGCGIHALQLNPSKTLLATRGENPNSLAIYWLPTLDPLCLGDDGHKDWIFAVDWMSDTVVVSGSREGTLGIWKIDPDIFRSSMAWHPGAGLSVYAHIRPMEVEDVPRADTNPGNCKVRAVAFGAKRQELGAVTMDGYFHLWKAQNTLSRLLSIRLPYCRDNVCLTYCDELSLYAVGSQSHISFLDLRQDHQSIRYLCSREGSTSVRSLSFYEHIVTVGTGHGSLLFYDFRAQKFLEEKVSDSQRSSPRPTGKRFRLICGRGWLNQDDLQMNYFSALGELPNALYTHCYNWPEMKLFVAGGPLPSSLRGNYAGLWS; encoded by the coding sequence ATGGCCCTGCAGCAAACAGGTAAGAAGACGCGGGAAGAGCCTGTGCCGCAGAAGGCCGCAGAGGGCTCGTCGTCGCTGAGCTCGTCGTCGCCGGGCTCGGCGGCGGTGCACGCAGACGGCCCGCAGCCTCCCAAGAAGCCCAAGCGGACGGTGGTGCGGCGCTCACTGGTGGACTACCTGAAGGGGCGCGAGGTGGGCGCGCGGGGCCGCGCGGGGCTCTCAGGCTTCGATAGCGAGCTGCATGGCCTCGCGGTGCGGAAGCTGCCAGAGCTGCTGCAGGAGCGCGAACTGTCCTTGGGCGCCATGGACAAGGTGTTCGCGTCGCAGTGGCTGAACGCCAGGCAGGTGGTGTGCGGTACCAAGTGCAACACGCTCTTCGTGGTGGACGTGCAGTCCAGCCAGGTAACGCGCATCCCCCTCATGAGGGATCGTCGGCACTCGCCGGCCCACGCCCAGCAGGGCTGCGGCATCCATGCCCTCCAGCTGAATCCCTCCAAGACGCTGCTGGCCACCAGGGGTGAGAACCCCAACAGCCTGGCCATCTACTGGTTGCCAACGCTGGATCCCTTGTGCCTGGGCGACGACGGCCACAAAGACTGGATCTTCGCCGTCGACTGGATGAGCGACACGGTGGTGGTGAGCGGCTCCCGCGAAGGCACCTTGGGCATCTGGAAGATAGACCCCGACATATTCCGGAGCAGCATGGCCTGGCACCCTGGTGCAGGGCTCTCCGTGTATGCCCACATCCGTCCCATGGAAGTGGAGGATGTCCCCAGGGCCGACACCAACCCAGGTAACTGCAAGGTGCGAGCTGTGGCCTTCGGCGCCAAGAGGCAGGAGCTGGGAGCCGTGACCATGGATGGCTACTTCCACCTGTGGAAAGCCCAGAATACCCTGTCCAGGCTGTTGTCCATCAGACTGCCTTACTGCAGAGACAACGTGTGCCTGACCTACTGCGATGAGTTGTCCCTGTACGCGGTAGGCTCCCAGTCCCATATCTCTTTCCTGGATCTGCGCCAGGATCACCAGAGCATCCGGTATCTGTGCTCCCGCGAGGGCAGCACGAGTGTGCGCTCCCTGAGCTTCTATGAGCACATCGTCACCGTGGGCACCGGCCACGGCTCTCTGCTCTTCTATGACTTCCGCGCGCAGAAGTTCCTGGAGGAGAAGGTCTCTGACAGCCAGCGCTCCTCTCCGCGGCCCACAGGGAAGAGGTTCAGGCTGATCTGTGGCAGAGGCTGGCTCAACCAAGATGACCTGCAGATGAACTACTTCAGTGCCTTGGGCGAGTTGCCTAATGCTCTCTACACCCACTGTTACAACTGGCCGGAGATGAAGCTCTTCGTCGCTGGCGGCCCTCTTCCTTCAAGCCTCCGTGGGAACTATGCAGGCCTCTGGAGCTAA
- the LOC129639546 gene encoding DDB1- and CUL4-associated factor 12-like protein 2 gives MALQQTGKKTPEEPAPQKATEGSSSLSSSSPGSAAVHADGPQPPKKPKRMVVRRSLVDYLKGREVGARGRAGLSGFDSELHGLAVRKLPELLRERELSLGTMDKVFASQWLNARQVVCGTKCNTLFVMDVQSSQIMRIPLMRDRRHSPAHAQQGCGIHAVQLNPSKTLLATGGENPNSLAIYWLPTLDPLCLGDHGHKDWIFAIDWMSDTVVVSGSRDGTLGIWKIDPDVFRSSMAWRRAAGLSVYAHIRPLEVEDVPRADTNPGNCKVRAVAFGAKRQELGAVTVDGYFHLWKAQNTLSRLLSIRLPYCRDNVCLTYCDELSLYAVGSQSHISFLDLRQGHQSIRHLCSREGGTSVRSLSFYEHIVTVGTGQGSLLFYDVRAQKFLEEKVSDSQRSSPRPTGRKFRLICGRGWLNQDDLQMNYFSALGELPNAVYTHCYNWPEMKLFVAGGPLPSSLRGNYAGLWS, from the coding sequence ATGGCCCTGCAGCAAACAGGTAAGAAGACGCCGGAAGAGCCTGCGCCGCAGAAGGCCACAGAGGGCTCGTCGTCGCTGAGCTCGTCGTCGCCGGGCTCGGCGGCGGTGCACGCAGACGGCCCGCAGCCTCCCAAGAAGCCCAAGCGGATGGTGGTGCGGCGCTCACTGGTGGACTACCTGAAGGGGCGCGAGGTGGGCGCGCGGGGCCGCGCGGGGCTCTCAGGCTTCGATAGCGAGCTGCATGGCCTCGCGGTGCGGAAGCTGCCAGAGCTGCTGCGGGAGCGCGAACTGTCCTTGGGCACCATGGACAAGGTGTTCGCGTCGCAGTGGCTGAACGCCAGGCAGGTGGTGTGCGGTACCAAGTGCAACACGCTCTTCGTGATGGACGTGCAGTCCAGCCAGATAATGCGCATCCCCCTCATGCGGGATCGTCGGCACTCGCCGGCCCACGCCCAGCAGGGCTGCGGCATCCATGCCGTCCAGCTGAATCCCTCCAAGACGCTGCTGGCCACCGGGGGCGAGAACCCCAACAGCCTGGCCATCTACTGGTTGCCAACGCTGGATCCCTTGTGCCTGGGCGACCACGGCCACAAAGACTGGATCTTCGCCATCGACTGGATGAGCGACACGGTGGTGGTGAGCGGCTCCCGCGACGGCACCTTGGGCATCTGGAAGATAGACCCCGACGTATTCCGGAGCAGCATGGCCTGGCGCCGTGCTGCAGGGCTCTCCGTGTATGCCCACATCCGTCCCTTGGAAGTGGAGGATGTCCCCAGGGCCGACACCAACCCAGGTAACTGCAAGGTGCGGGCTGTGGCCTTCGGCGCCAAGAGGCAGGAGCTGGGAGCCGTGACCGTGGATGGCTACTTCCACCTGTGGAAAGCCCAGAATACCCTGTCCAGGCTGCTGTCCATCAGGCTGCCTTACTGCAGAGACAACGTGTGCCTGACCTACTGCGATGAGTTGTCCCTGTACGCGGTAGGCTCCCAGTCCCATATCTCTTTCCTGGATCTGCGCCAGGGTCACCAGAGCATCCGACACCTGTGCTCCCGTGAGGGCGGCACGAGTGTGCGCTCCCTGAGCTTCTATGAGCACATCGTCACCGTGGGCACCGGCCAGGGCTCTCTGCTCTTCTATGACGTCCGCGCGCAGAAGTTCCTGGAGGAGAAGGTCTCTGACAGCCAGCGCTCCTCTCCGCGGCCCACAGGGAGGAAGTTCAGGCTGATCTGTGGCAGAGGCTGGCTCAACCAAGATGACCTGCAGATGAACTACTTCAGTGCCTTGGGCGAGTTGCCTAATGCTGTCTACACCCACTGTTACAACTGGCCGGAGATGAAGCTCTTCGTCGCTGGCGGCCCTCTTCCTTCAAGCCTCCGTGGGAACTATGCAGGCCTCTGGAGCTAA